The following proteins are encoded in a genomic region of Cryptomeria japonica chromosome 11, Sugi_1.0, whole genome shotgun sequence:
- the LOC131053753 gene encoding LRR receptor-like serine/threonine-protein kinase FLS2 → MHPLFGMCFVLFHFLLPCTSAITDEQSLIDFGKSINLDPLNSLANWVPTVHFCNWPGVNCNSARNRVQLLELAEMQLEGTISHSIGNLSFLTQLDLINNSFVGQIPQEIGRIQGLKALYLSINNLQGSIPRNLTSCKELQELNLAANQLTGTIPPELSMLTNLRVLKLGSNNLSVFSPLCNRRLTGPIPSSISNYSGLIELGLYSNSLTGSIPLELGKLSRLTVLYLWDNQLKGTIPATIANCTQPSELDLELNRLSGEVPLVLSRLSKLQTLSLSSNQLVSGSSDTIPILTALQNCTVLKSLLIHDNYLTGTLPEQLPKNLTLLSLYRNNITGIIPSLIANATYLRDLDLSSNLLTGRNPSSLRSLGNLQRLLLDNKKLQGSIPSEIGEIKSLGELSVSHNMLSGEIPDTIGSLQQLTHLVLNHNNLSRNISASLGKCYKLQLLDLSNNQFSGLIPYEVASLANLQFYFNLSRNFLEGSLPMEIGKMIHVQAIDVSVNRLEGTIPATLESCEQLEYLNLSSNELQGPIPNSLSGLKSLVSMDLSFNNLSGLIPVSLRSLNMLQYLNLSLNNFSGEIREEGIFKNLTAASFMGNTFLCGEWIHFPSCSVLNTQPKDHTNRTKILAAVGGTIGFLFLCLLILGLIYRSRKVNSDAHSDFLPLKLMDNKGISYQEIIKATDGFNEKNLLGTGSFGSVYKGIVEDGKMAAFKLLNLQNEEASKSFSKECKVLAEVRHRNLVKIISFCLEFGHKVLVLDFMSNGNLDTLLHSKDNSLTSERY, encoded by the exons ATGCATCCCTTGTTTGGAATGTGCtttgttctctttcattttctaTTGCCCTGTACCTCTGCAATTACTGATGAGCAAAGTCTTATAGATTTCGGGAAATCCATCAACTTGGATCCTCTAAATTCCTTAGCCAATTGGGTCCCTACTGTTCACTTCTGCAATTGGCCTGGAGTTAATTGTAATTCAGCCAGAAACAGAGTGCAATTGCTTGAGTTGGCAGAGATGCAATTAGAAGGTACCATCTCCCATTCAATTGGCAACCTCTCATTCCTTACACAACTAGACCTCATCAACAACAGTTTTGTAGGCCAAATTCCACAGGAAATAGGGCGAATTCAAGGTTTAAAGGCTCTCTATCTTTCAATTAATAATTTACAGGGCTCTATTCCAAGGAATTTGACTTCCTGCAAGGAGTTACAAGAATTGAACCTCGCTGCTAACCAATTGACTGGAACAATTCCTCCAGAATTAAGTATGCTTACAAATCTTCGCGTCCTTAAACTCGGCTCCAACAATCTTTCTG TCTTTTCTCCTCTTTGTAATCGCCGTTTAACTGGCCCTATTCCCTCATCAATCTCAAATTATTCGGGCTTGATCGAATTGGGCCTCTATAGCAACAGCTTGACTGGTAGTATTCCACTAGAATTGGGCAAGCTATCTCGCCTTACAGTTCTATATCTATGGGACAATCAGCTGAAGGGCACCATCCCAGCTACAATTGCCAATTGTACACAACCGAGTGAACTTGATTTGGAGCTCAACCGTCTCAGTGGAGAAGTACCATTGGTGTTGAGCAGGCTTTCAAAACTTCAAACACTGAGCCTATCGTCTAATCAACTTGTTAGTGGCAGCTCAGACACCATTCCCATTCTTACTGCCCTTCAGAATTGCACCGTCCTGAAAAGCCTATTGATTCATGACAATTATTTGACTGGAACCTTGCCAGAGCAGCTTCCAAAAAATCTTACTCTGTTGTCACTATATAGAAATAATATAACAGGAATTATACCTTCACTTATTGCCAACGCAACCTACTTGAGAGACCTTGATTTGTCATCCAATCTCCTTACAGGCCGCAACCCATCCTCTCTCAGAAGCCTCGGTAATTTGCAAAGATTATTGTTGGATAACAAGAAGCTACAAGGAAGCATACCCAGTGAGATTGGTGAAATAAAAAGCCTTGGGGAGCTATCAGTGAGCCATAATATGCTTTCTGGAGAAATCCCTGATACAATTGGTAGCCTTCAACAGTTAACGCATCTTGTGCTTAACCACAACAATCTATCCAGGAATATATCTGCAAGTTTGGGAAAATGTTACAAGTTGCAATTGCTGGATCTCTCCAACAATCAGTTCAGTGGACTCATACCGTATGAAGTGGCTAGTCTTGCTAATTTACAGTTTTATTTCAATTTATCCAGAAACTTCTTGGAGGGATCTCTGCCCATGGAGATTGGAAAGATGATTCATGTTCAAGCTATTGATGTTTCAGTTAACAGGTTAGAAGGTACAATTCCAGCTACTCTGGAAAGTTGTGAGCAACTTGAATATCTGAATTTATCTTCCAATGAATTGCAAGGGCCAATACCCAATTCTCTCAGTGGATTAAAAAGTCTTGTAAGCATGGACCTGTCTTTCAACAATCTTTCAGGTTTGATCCCTGTGTCCCTTAGGTCGCTGAATATGCTTCAgtatttgaatttgtctttgaataACTTCAGTGGAGAAATCAGAGAAGAGGGCATCTTTAAAAATTTGACAGCTGCATCATTTATGGGAAATACCTTTCTCTGTGGAGAATGGATACACTTCCCTTCATGCTCTGTTCTTAATACTCAGCCAAAAGACCACACCAACAGAACTAAAATATTAGCAGCAGTGGGTGGAACCATTGGCTTCCTATTTCTTTGTTTATTGATCTTGGGCCTAATTTACAGGAGTCGCAAGGTCAACTCCGATGCTCACAGTGACTTTTTGCCCCTGAAACTCATGGATAACAAGGGGATTTCCTATCAAGAAATCATTAAAGCCACTGATGGGTTCAACGAGAAAAACTTGTTAGGGACTGGCAGCTTTGGCTCAGTGTACAAAGGCATTGTGGAAGATGGTAAAATGGCTGCTTTCAAACTTCTAAATTTGCAAAATGAGGAAGCGAGCAAGAGCTTCAGCAAGGAATGCAAAGTGTTGGCAGAAGTCAGGCACAGGAACCTGGTCAAAATCATATCCTTCTGTTTAGAATTTGGACACAAAGTATTGGTTTTAGATTTCATGTCCAATGGAAATCTGGACACACTACTGCATTCCAAGGATAACTCATTGACCTCAGAGAGATATTGA